Part of the Paenibacillus aurantius genome, GCTGGAGAAGGAGATCGGCCGCAAGCTTAAGGAGCTCGAAGAGCTGGACAAGCTGTTCGACAACCTGTAAGCCGGGCGGGTCGTCCCCCGGTCAAACCGCTTTTCGTCCCGCGTCCGGTCGGTTAACCGAAGTGACGCTTCGACATCCAGAGAACCCCGCTCTTGAGAGCCCGGGGGACTTTGCCGAGCATAACCGTCTTCTTGCCCATGAGGCCGAAGCCGGATTTCTTCCCGAGCGAGCCGAGTACGCCCTTCAGCTTGATGGTGCCAAGGTGCGGCGTTTCGTCCTTCCACAGGGCGCGAAGCACTTCCACGACTTGTTTGCCCTGGGCCTCTGCGGCCTGGGCACTCGGGGAGAAGGTTAGGCTCGCGCAGTCGCCTACTACGTACACCTCAGGATGGAGCGGCACTTGGTGGTACTCGTTCAGCAGCACGCGGCCCGTCATGTCCTTCGGCACGTCGAGCTTCTGCACGACCGGGCTCGGCTGGATGCCGGCGGTCCAGATCGTCTCATCCGTGTAGATGAGCTCGTTCTGGTTGTGCAGAATGCCCGGCTCTACACGGGACAGCGAAACGTGGGACATCATTTCCACGTCGTGCTTAATGAACCATTCCCTAACGAACACCTGCAGCTTCTCCGGAAAAGAGGAAAGGATGCTGGCCCCGCGGTCCAGGATACGGATATTGAGATCCGGCCGGCCTTCGCGAAGCTCGGCGGCCATCTCCACGCCGCTCAGTCCTCCCCCGACAATCGTCACCTGTCCGTACGGCATAACGTCATTTACCCGGGTGTACGTCATCCGGGTTTGCGACAGCGTCTGAATGCCATGCGCGAATTCCTGGGCTCCGGGAATGCCATGGAACTTGTCCACGCAGCCCAAGGCGACGACCAGCCAGTCATAGCTGATCGGGTCCTGACCCTGCAAATAAACCAGCTTCTTGTTCAAATCCACCTCGGATACTTCCCCGTAGGTTTTCGTAATGCGCGGATCCGTCGGGAATTCGACCCGAATGTCCACATCCGATACCGTTCCCGAGGCGAGTGCGTAATATTCCGTCTTTAATCCCTGGTAGGGCATACGATCGATCAGGGTGACCTCGATGTCGCTCGGCCACTCCTTCTCCAGCAGCTCATTAACGATGGTCAAGCCGCCGTATCCTCCACCCAATACAACCAAATTCCTCATGAATGAAACCCCTCTCTACATTATGATTCAGACGTCGTTTCTAAGGGGTGTATTCCCGAAAGGCTCGAATTACAAATAATATACCCATTATTGTCGTTCGCCAAGCTATTCGTACACCTTGATTTCGTTATAAAAGGTATCCCGTTCGACCGGAATCCGTCCGGCTCCCTTGATCAGCCACACCAGCTCTTCCTTGGTCAGCCCTTCGGGAGACAAAGCTCCGGCCGCATGGCTGATCTTCTCCTTGACGATGGTGCCGTGGGCGTCCGAGGCGCCGAAGGAAAGGGCGATCTGCGTAAGTTGGGTACCCAGATTAATGAAGTACGCCTTAATATGCTGGATGTTGTCCACCATAAGGCGGGAGATGGCAATCGTCTTCAGATCGTCGAAGGCTGCCACCCGGCGCTTGATCCCGGCGTTCACGCTCGCCGGCTGCACCGCATTCGGGATGAAGACTAGGAAGCCTCCGGTTTCGTCCTGCAGCTCGCGGAGACGGATCATATGGATAAGCCGTTCCTCCAGCGTCTCGATGGACCCGTACAGCATCGTGGCATGCGTCTTCATGCCGAGGCCATGGGCCGTCCGCTGGACCTCGAGCCATTGGTCGGAGGTCGCCTTGCCTACGCCCATCTTCTCCCGGTACCGTTCGGTAAGGATCTCGGCGCCGCCCCCGGTCAGCGTTCCAAGCCCGGCATCCAGAAGCGTCTGCAGCACGTCCTTGTAGCTCAGGCCGCTGATGCGCGAGAAGAACTCGATCTCCGCGGCGGTGTGGGCTTTGATCGTGACGTGCGGGTAGCGCTCCTTCAAAGCTTTTACATACCCTACATAATAATCAAAGGGAACATGAGGGTTATGCCCGCCGGTAATGTGGAATTCCCGCATCCCTTCCTGCTGATGCTTGTCAATGAATTCGAACATCTGCTCGGGCGTCAGGGTATAAGCCCCTTCCTCCCCCTCATCCCTGCGGAAATGGCAGAACGCGCAGTGGGCTTCGCAAACGTTGGTGAAATACAGGCTCATGTTCTCGATAAAATAAACCTTCTTGCCGTTCAGCCGCTGGTTCGCCTTGTCGGCCATTTGACCAATGGACAATAAATCGTCAGATTGATAAAGAAAAAGCCCGTCCTCTAACGTGAGCCGTTCACCGTGCTCCACCTTGGTGGCAATCTCCTGCATTCGTTTATCGGGTGTAGGTATAACAATTCCCACTCCATTCACTCCCCGCTACCTTAATAATTAACGATCCTCGCGTTAAGCATAGCCTGCTGCCTGCCGGAACGCGGCCAGTCCTGTCGTCTTCGCCGTCCATGTGAAACTTGTTGCAATCAACCCTCTTATTATAAACCTAGGCGGTGGAGGGGGCAATACGTGCGCACTGTGGAATCATGAGGATTTCATTGACAGCTTATGGAACTTTTTGGCGGTTTTCCGTTTCCTTTTTTCTCCGGTTTTCGTATAATGGTTGTATAAGCTCCAATGATTATTTTCAAAGGCAAGGTGTTTAAGCAATGACACTTCTAATGGAAAGAAACCAGAGGATTAACTCGGAGATTGAATTGGCCCGGCAGAAGATGGTCCATCTGACCAACGAGCTTGGTTTTCTTCATCCGGATGTGGTCAAGTGCAGCGAGAATCTGGACGAGCTCCTGTTGGAATTTTATCGGATGAACCGGGTGGAGCAGCGCGTCTAACCTCCTGTGCCCTTGAGAAGCAGGGCAGAACGGAGTATACTTTTATAGAAGGAACCAACAAGGTTCCGCCATATGGCAATTAGGATGGGAGGTCATCTCATGATTAACATAACGGAATCGGCTGTCGAGCAGATCAAGAAAATGCTCGCGGCGGAAGAAGCTCCGAACCTGTTCCTCCGCGTCGGCGTGAAGGCGGGCGGCTGCAGCGGCTTCTCCTACGGCATGGGCTTCGATGACGAGCAGAAGGAGACCGACGAAGAGCTGAAGCTGAACGGCTTGAAGGTAGTGGTGGACGAGGAGAGCAAGAAATACTTGAACGGTGTCGAGATCGACTTCAAGAACGAAGGCATGAGCGGAGGGTTCACGATTCACAATCCTAACGCTATCGCCACCTGCGGCTGCGGAAGCTCCTTCCGGACGAAGCCGGAGGAAGAACAGCTGGCGGAGAAATGCGACGATTAAGAGCTTAAGCGCCCCCTGGCGCGGGAACGAACCTTCCGGACTGTATGCAGGTACAGAACGGAAGGTTTTTTTGTACAGGCGGGGTCCCAAGCCAAAGAAGGACCGGCGGAATAAATTAACTCTAAGATTAATTAAGGGAGAGGGGACCGGCCGTGACAAGAGAAGAATTTATTGCAGCCATTGCTCCTGCTGCCGTCAAACTGAGGCTGGAAGGCTCTCCGCTGTTTCCGTCGGTACGGATAGCCCAAGCCATCCTAGAGACGGGAGGCGTTATTCCGGCCTGGAACAACCTCGTCGGCTATAAAGTCGGAAGCGGCGTGCTGACCCCTTACTGGAAGGGGCGGAGCGTCAACAAGTCGACCTGGGAGGTCTATGACGGGGGGGAGACGCGGGTACGGGCGGATTTCCGGGCTTACGATTCGGTGGAGGACAGCTTCCGCGATCAGGACCTGCTCTTTGATCTGGAGCGTTACCGGAGAGTAAGAGAAGCCAAGACGCCGGGAGAGCAGATCAAGGCTTTGCTGGCCGGCGGGTATGCGACAGATCCGGATTATGCCAAGAAGCTGGACCAACTGACGGAGCAGTATGCCTTGACCCGGTACGACAAGGAGGTGGATGACATGCTGGAGCAGCTGATGGAGCAAATTCGCTTGCTGCAGGAGGAGGTCCGCGCTCTGCGGGAGCAGAAGGCCATGACGGAGATTCCGGTTTGGGCGCAGGAGGCCGTTCAGGCAGCCGCGGCGGCCGGAATTCTGGACACCACCACGGGGGGAAGCTACGACTTCTACCGTTTCGTGACGATTCTTCACCGCCTTGGGCTGTTTGACGCGAAGGGACAGGCAGGCTGACCAGGCTGACCTGCACCTGACCTACCGGCCAGAACGGGACGCAACCCGTTTTCACAGGGGAGCCCTTTAGCCGCGGCGGCCCTTTTTTCCTGCTTGCCGATGGACCAAGATCCGGGTATAATGACGCAAAACTCGAAGGGAGAGAGCGGTCATTTCCTTATATAAAGAACCGTTGAGAGAAGCCTACAACCGAATGGCGCGGGAACGGGACCGGTCGGAGCTTCAGGAATGGAAGATTGTCGAGCGCAGCCGCTATTTAAGTAAACTGCAGGAGGAGAAGCGGGGCAGGCTGCTGGAGATCGGGGCGGGAACCGGCCGGGACAGCCTGTTTTTCCAGGAAGCCGGGCTTCAGGTTACCTCTGCGGACCTGTCGGAAGAAATGGTGGCCCTCTGCCGGGAGAAGGGGCTGGACGCCCGTGTCATGGATTTCTATCGGCTCGACTTTGCGGAGGAAGCCTTCGAGGCCGTCTATGCCCTAAACTGCCTGCTGCACGTTCCCAAAAAAGATCTGCCGGACGTTCTGGCGGAAATCCGCCGGATCCTCGTCCCGGGAGGGCTGTTCTTCATGGGGGTGTACGGCGGGGTGGATTCGGATGGGGTTTGGGAGAAGGATACGTACGAGCTCAAACGATACTTCTCCATGTACCCGGATGATGACCTGACCGCTGTCGTGAAGAAAGTATTCGAGGTGGAAGAATTCCGCACGGTGTCTCTTGGTGAAGGAACCCCGCATTTCCAATCCTTGATTTTGCGGCGGAGCCGGAACGAATAATAAGGAAATGAAAACAGCTCCCGGATCGGCCGGGAGCTGTTTGATTTAGATGGGCGCATTTAATAGCGATGTTTCTCCCCGTCCGCCCATTCCCGGGCTTTCTGCCGGTGCTCGTCGGTTACGCGGGAGGCCAGTGTCTTGAGGGTGGCCGCCAGAATCGCCGCATCATCGGTCCATCCGGCAATAAGCAGGAAGTCAGGAATGACATCGATGGGAAGGATGAAGTAAGCCAGGCCACCGAACGCGACGGCTTTCGCCCACTTCGGCGTTTTGGGATCGGTCGCCGCATAGAACATGGCCACCGCATCAAGCATAAACGGGATTTTGGAGGCGCTCTTCTTCATCTTGGCCCAGAAATTGGCGTTTACATACTCCTCATCCGTTTGATGCTCATACCGGGTAAGCTGATGATCCACCCGGACAGGCTCCGCCGGTAATAACGGTTCTTTGGACATGATCGGCACTTCCTTTCTGTAACATGAAACCTTACTCTTTTTTAAACGTCCTACTTAAAGTAGAAACACGACAACCCATCGATTGGAGGCGGAAGCGTTTGGAAAACGAAAGCCGGGGGGCGGAAGAGCCTGTCTGGAGATGGTTGATCGTATCGGCGGTCATGACGCTGTGCGCTTACTGTTTAATCCTGTACCGGGTCGAGACCTCCGGAAACCGGTTCTATGCCTTTCTCACGTGGAACCTCTTTCTTGCCTGGTTGCCATTCCTCTTTGCCATAGGGCTTCGGCATGTCCGGTTGTCCTGGAAGGGGGCTGCCAGCAGGGGCCTGACGATTCCACTCGCTCTTCTATGGCTTCTGTTCTATCCCAACGCCTCTTATGTGATCACGGATTTTATCCATTTCACCTATTGGAAGGACGGCACCTCCGCCTGGTTCGACCTACTCCTTCTTACGCTTTGCGCGTGGAATGGTCTCATGCTGGGGCATTTTTCCCTCTATCTTCTTCAAGATCTGGTCTGCCGGGCGAAGGGAGCGGTTACCGGCTGGGGATTTGCCGTCCTTGGTCTGCTGCTGGGCGGAATCGGGGTGTACGTGGGCCGGTTCCTTCGCTGGAACAGCTGGGATGCGCTGCTCGATCCCGGGAAGCTCTTGGGCGACTTGAGCCGGATCGGAACGGATGACCCCGTTTTCTTCGTTTCCCTGTTCACTCTGGTTACGGGAACGACGTACGCCGTTACTTACGTTCTTATCGGGAAACCCGCCACTCCTCGATCATCCGGTTAAAGGTTTCGCCGCAGGAAGGGCACCAGAAGACGTGGACACACTGGTGCCAGGCCGCATCCCGGAAGCCGTTCGTCAACGCCATCTCGTCGGTAGGGCGGTAAGGGGAGTAAGGGCCGAAGAAGTCATGGATCTTCCCCTGGTCAAGGGCGGAAGCAGAGCAGGATGGGCAGAGCGCATCCACGGATTCAAAGCCGTTGCACACGGGGCAGGCATAAGACAAGGGTATCCCTCCTGTCGGAATGATCTACAGGTAGGATACCCTTGGCGGATAGGAATATGTGGCAGGCTAAGCTCGGCCGCGGCCGGTGCCGGTCCTTTTATCTCTTCATGTTGCTGCTGTGGCCGGGGGACAGCTTGGCCGTCGGATCGATATAAACCTTCGCGTTGTTGATGGCGGTCGGCGCTTCCCCGAAGCCTACGGCGATCAGCTTCAGCTTGCCGGGGTAAGTCGTAATATCGCCGGCGGCGAAAACGCCGGGAATGTCCGTTTCCATCCGGGAGTCGACGACGATGGAGCCGTTATCGATCTCGAAGCCCCATTCGGCAATCGGGCCGAGGGAAGAGATGAACCCGAAGTTGACAATAACGGCATCCACATCATGAACGGTTTCTTCGCCCGTCTTGACGTGCTTGAGGGTGACCTGCTCAATCTTCTCGTCTCCATGCAGCGCCGTAATTTCCGTAGGCGTGACGACCTTGACCTTCGAGTTCATGAGATTCTCGACACTGTGCTCATGAGCCCGGAATTTGTCCCGGCGGTGAATAAGCGTGACCTCTTCGGCAATCGGCTCGAGCATGAGCGCCCAGTCCACAGCGGAATCGCCGCCGCCGCTGATGAGCACCTTCTGGTTCTGGAAGGCGTTCAGGTCGTTGACGAAATAATGAAGGTTCTTCTTCTCGAAGCGGGCAGCCTCGGGAAGCTCGAGCTTTCTCGGTTCGAAGGCGCCTACCCCGGCCGTAATGATGATGGCGCGGCTGTAATGCACCTTTTTGTCCGTCGTGATCTGGAAGAGACGCTCTTCCTTCTTGACGACCTGAGTGACCTTCTCTTCGAGGCACACCTCGATAGGGAAATGCTTCATCTGCTCGTTCAGATTATCGACAAGCTCTTGAGCGCGCACCTTCGGGAAGCCGGCTACATCATAGATGTATTTCTCCGGATATAAGGCCGAAAGCTGTCCGCCGAGCTGGGGCATGCTTTCGATGATTTTGGCGGATGCCTGGCGCATTCCCGCATAGAACGCGGCGAACATGCCGGCCGGGCCTCCCCCGATAATCAGAATATCGACAATTTCTTCTTGGTTGGTTAGTTCAGACACTTTCTTGACACCTCCGCAGCTAGTTCCAATCCTACCCATTATATACAAACGATAAACCAAAAAGAAACCCTAGGGGTATAAAACTCTCTGATGGGTTGTCCAAGGATGTCTTATTCGCTTCCAGCAGTAGCCAGGCGGCGTTACCAGGTCCATCTGCGATCATTCGGAGTTATCCGGGGATAAGGGGCCCTAAACGTCTATTCTTCTTAAATGGAAGTAAAAGGCTGTTTTCCGGTGAACGTCCCGGCCCTGTCCCGGCCACCTGTAACAAATAGGGAAAACCGGGCAATTTAGCGCTTGCTATTTCCAGGGGTAACGTTTATTATTTCATATGATTAATGAAAATAGGGGAGTAGTCTGCCTACTTTCTCCTGTACGGCGGAACGGATCCGCATAATCCGGAACCTGCCGTTCGAGTGCCGTTCCGGATCAGCCGATAGGCGTAAACCATAAAAATCAATGGCGATTTGAAGCTAACGGCCAACGGGTAAATAGAGATATCATACATTATGCGATGGAAGGGATACGAGATGAGCCGAATACCTAGAATAGTCATCCTGGGAGCGGGGTACGGAGGGATAGTGACCGCCATCCGCCTGCAGAAACAGCTGAACTATAATGAAGCGGACGTTACATTGGTCAATAAACACGATTATCATTATATAACCACCCATCTTCATATGCCTGCGGCGGGGACGGACAATCCCGAGAACGCCCGCGTGGAAATTTCCAAGCTGATCGATGAGTTCAAGGTGGATTTCGTCAAATCGACGGTGCTCCAAATCAAGCCCCAGGAGAAGAAAATCATTCTGGAGGACAGCACCCTCTCCTATGATTATCTGGTGATCGGACTGGGAGGAGAGCCTGAAACGTTCGGCATTCCGGGCCTTCTCGAGTATTCGCTCAACATTCGCAGCATCAACAGCGTTCGCTTCATCCGCGAACACATCGAATACCAGTTCGCCCGGTTCAAGAAAGAACCGACCCGCAAGGATTACCTGACCTTCGTCGTAGGCGGCGCCGGGTTTACGGGCATCGAATTCCTGGGCGAGCTGGCCGACCGCATTCCGAGGCTGTGCCGGGAGTTTGACGTGAATCCCGAGCTCGTTCAGATCATTAACGTGGAGGCGGCGCCTACCGCCCTGCCCGGATTCGACCCGGAGCTCGTCGAATACGCGATGGGCGTTCTCAAGGACAAGGGTGTCACGTTCAAAATAGCCACGGCCATTAAGGAATGCACGCCGGACGGCGTTATTCTGGCCACAGGTGAAGTCATCAAGGCCGCTACGGTCATCTGGACCGGCGGAATCCGCGGCAACCGCATGCTCGAGGAAGCCGGGCTCGAAACGTCACGCGGACGCGTGGTCGTGGACTCGTTCCTGCGGACGAAGGAATACGAGAACATTTATGTGATCGGGGACTGCTCGATCGTCCTGAACGACCAGGGACGCCCTTATCCGCCGACCGCCCAGATCGCGATGCAGCAGGCCGACGTTTGCGCGCACAACCTGATTGCCGCCATCCGTAACTCCTCCCCGAGGGAGTTCAAGTTCTCCAACAAGGGAACCGTCGCTTCCCTCGGCAGGGGAGAGGCCATCGGCATCGTCGGCAAGTACAAGATCAAAGGCTATTCCGCTGCGATGATGAAGAAGCTGATCGATATGCGGTATCTGTACATTATCGGCGGAATTCCGCTCGTGCTTAAGAAGGGCCGTTTCTAGAGATTTCAGATGGCTCTGATGAAAGGATAAGCGATGAGACACTGCAGCGTGCAAGTAAGAGGGTTGCTGACCCGGGATGAGCTGGACCGGTATAATGCTCTGATGGATGTAGGTCATTTTCTGGAAAGCCAGAACCGGTACGACCTCGTCTATACCGTGCAGAAGGAAATCGATACCTTAATCCTCCCCGCCATTGAAAGGCTGAAGGACAAGAGCCGTCAGAGGGACAAGGCGGATGAAGCTTACCTGGCCGGCTTGAACCGGCAGGAAGAGGATGAGGAAGAGTGATACGCGGACTGCCTGACACAGCTCAGGCGGTCCCTTTATTTTGATCCGGGAAAGGCAAGACTTATAGAAGCGAAGGAAAGGAGGGGCCGCCATGCAGGAAGCCCGCAGGACCAACCGGTCCTTGGTAACGGTAGGATTGCTGTTTGCTTTGTTTGTGGGGGCGCTGGATACGACGGTCGTGAGTACGGCCATGCCACACATCATGGGCGAGCTGAAGGGGCTGGCCCTGGTGAGTTGGATCTTCACCATCTATACGCTGGCCACCTGCGTGACGACGCCCATCTTCGGCAAGCTCGCCGACCTCTTCGGGAGGAAGTCCGTCTTTGTGTGGGGCCTGGCTCTCTTTGTGCTGGGCTCCATTCTTTGCGGA contains:
- a CDS encoding NAD(P)/FAD-dependent oxidoreductase, whose translation is MRNLVVLGGGYGGLTIVNELLEKEWPSDIEVTLIDRMPYQGLKTEYYALASGTVSDVDIRVEFPTDPRITKTYGEVSEVDLNKKLVYLQGQDPISYDWLVVALGCVDKFHGIPGAQEFAHGIQTLSQTRMTYTRVNDVMPYGQVTIVGGGLSGVEMAAELREGRPDLNIRILDRGASILSSFPEKLQVFVREWFIKHDVEMMSHVSLSRVEPGILHNQNELIYTDETIWTAGIQPSPVVQKLDVPKDMTGRVLLNEYHQVPLHPEVYVVGDCASLTFSPSAQAAEAQGKQVVEVLRALWKDETPHLGTIKLKGVLGSLGKKSGFGLMGKKTVMLGKVPRALKSGVLWMSKRHFG
- the mqnE gene encoding aminofutalosine synthase MqnE — protein: MQEIATKVEHGERLTLEDGLFLYQSDDLLSIGQMADKANQRLNGKKVYFIENMSLYFTNVCEAHCAFCHFRRDEGEEGAYTLTPEQMFEFIDKHQQEGMREFHITGGHNPHVPFDYYVGYVKALKERYPHVTIKAHTAAEIEFFSRISGLSYKDVLQTLLDAGLGTLTGGGAEILTERYREKMGVGKATSDQWLEVQRTAHGLGMKTHATMLYGSIETLEERLIHMIRLRELQDETGGFLVFIPNAVQPASVNAGIKRRVAAFDDLKTIAISRLMVDNIQHIKAYFINLGTQLTQIALSFGASDAHGTIVKEKISHAAGALSPEGLTKEELVWLIKGAGRIPVERDTFYNEIKVYE
- a CDS encoding aspartyl-phosphate phosphatase Spo0E family protein; its protein translation is MTLLMERNQRINSEIELARQKMVHLTNELGFLHPDVVKCSENLDELLLEFYRMNRVEQRV
- a CDS encoding HesB/IscA family protein — translated: MINITESAVEQIKKMLAAEEAPNLFLRVGVKAGGCSGFSYGMGFDDEQKETDEELKLNGLKVVVDEESKKYLNGVEIDFKNEGMSGGFTIHNPNAIATCGCGSSFRTKPEEEQLAEKCDD
- a CDS encoding glycoside hydrolase family 73 protein, with protein sequence MTREEFIAAIAPAAVKLRLEGSPLFPSVRIAQAILETGGVIPAWNNLVGYKVGSGVLTPYWKGRSVNKSTWEVYDGGETRVRADFRAYDSVEDSFRDQDLLFDLERYRRVREAKTPGEQIKALLAGGYATDPDYAKKLDQLTEQYALTRYDKEVDDMLEQLMEQIRLLQEEVRALREQKAMTEIPVWAQEAVQAAAAAGILDTTTGGSYDFYRFVTILHRLGLFDAKGQAG
- a CDS encoding class I SAM-dependent methyltransferase, whose protein sequence is MREAYNRMARERDRSELQEWKIVERSRYLSKLQEEKRGRLLEIGAGTGRDSLFFQEAGLQVTSADLSEEMVALCREKGLDARVMDFYRLDFAEEAFEAVYALNCLLHVPKKDLPDVLAEIRRILVPGGLFFMGVYGGVDSDGVWEKDTYELKRYFSMYPDDDLTAVVKKVFEVEEFRTVSLGEGTPHFQSLILRRSRNE
- a CDS encoding YkvA family protein, yielding MSKEPLLPAEPVRVDHQLTRYEHQTDEEYVNANFWAKMKKSASKIPFMLDAVAMFYAATDPKTPKWAKAVAFGGLAYFILPIDVIPDFLLIAGWTDDAAILAATLKTLASRVTDEHRQKAREWADGEKHRY
- a CDS encoding DUF1361 domain-containing protein, with amino-acid sequence MENESRGAEEPVWRWLIVSAVMTLCAYCLILYRVETSGNRFYAFLTWNLFLAWLPFLFAIGLRHVRLSWKGAASRGLTIPLALLWLLFYPNASYVITDFIHFTYWKDGTSAWFDLLLLTLCAWNGLMLGHFSLYLLQDLVCRAKGAVTGWGFAVLGLLLGGIGVYVGRFLRWNSWDALLDPGKLLGDLSRIGTDDPVFFVSLFTLVTGTTYAVTYVLIGKPATPRSSG
- a CDS encoding NAD(P)/FAD-dependent oxidoreductase translates to MSELTNQEEIVDILIIGGGPAGMFAAFYAGMRQASAKIIESMPQLGGQLSALYPEKYIYDVAGFPKVRAQELVDNLNEQMKHFPIEVCLEEKVTQVVKKEERLFQITTDKKVHYSRAIIITAGVGAFEPRKLELPEAARFEKKNLHYFVNDLNAFQNQKVLISGGGDSAVDWALMLEPIAEEVTLIHRRDKFRAHEHSVENLMNSKVKVVTPTEITALHGDEKIEQVTLKHVKTGEETVHDVDAVIVNFGFISSLGPIAEWGFEIDNGSIVVDSRMETDIPGVFAAGDITTYPGKLKLIAVGFGEAPTAINNAKVYIDPTAKLSPGHSSNMKR
- a CDS encoding NAD(P)/FAD-dependent oxidoreductase — protein: MSRIPRIVILGAGYGGIVTAIRLQKQLNYNEADVTLVNKHDYHYITTHLHMPAAGTDNPENARVEISKLIDEFKVDFVKSTVLQIKPQEKKIILEDSTLSYDYLVIGLGGEPETFGIPGLLEYSLNIRSINSVRFIREHIEYQFARFKKEPTRKDYLTFVVGGAGFTGIEFLGELADRIPRLCREFDVNPELVQIINVEAAPTALPGFDPELVEYAMGVLKDKGVTFKIATAIKECTPDGVILATGEVIKAATVIWTGGIRGNRMLEEAGLETSRGRVVVDSFLRTKEYENIYVIGDCSIVLNDQGRPYPPTAQIAMQQADVCAHNLIAAIRNSSPREFKFSNKGTVASLGRGEAIGIVGKYKIKGYSAAMMKKLIDMRYLYIIGGIPLVLKKGRF